A segment of the Marinobacter arenosus genome:
CGGGACCGGGTGGAAGACGCCTGGCGTCGTGACGCCTCCGAACGGCTGGGTGAGGAACAGCTTCTGGCCCTGAAGTCTGATTACCGGATCTCGGTGCCGGATGTGGACGGGATATCGCGATGAACACAGTGGTATCGGCGCTTCTTCTGACCATCCTCATGGGCATGCCTGCCCTGCTGAAGGCGCACGCGCTGGAACCCGGCTTTCTGAGCCTGGCGCCGGCCGGAAACGACAGCTGGCAGGTGGTCTGGCGGGTGCCCCAGGTCGGTGGGCAGCCCATGCAGATTGACGCGGTGCTGCCCGAAACCTGCACACCCCGGGTGGCGCCCGGCCCGATGAAGTTTGACGGGCGTGCCTTTGTCAGCCGCTGGCTGGCCTCCTGCACTGAGGGCCTGGACGGCGGAGTAGTGGCGGTTCGAGGTCTTGACGCCACACGAACGGATGTCCTGGTTCGTTACAGCCCGGAGCCGGACGCGGAACCCGTGGTTACCCGCCTGACGCCGGACACCATTTCGTTCCAGATTGCCCCGGGTGGCCCGGAGGGATCGGTGCTGTCCAGCTATTTCGTGCTGGGCGTTGAGCACATCCTCGAGGGCTTTGATCACCTGCTGTTCGTCTTTGCCCTGCTGCTCCTGATTCCGAGCTTCAAGATGCTGATTGCCGCCCTGACCTCGTTCACAATCGCCCACAGTCTTACCATGGCCGGGGTGACGCTCGGTATGTTCACGCTCCCGGCGCCACCGGTGGAAGCGGTCATCGCGCTGTCGATTGTGTTCCTTGCCACGGAGCTGGCCCGCCCGGCGGATGACCAGCGCCTGACAGCCCGATATCCCTGGTTGGTGTCGTTTTCGTTTGGTCTCCTGCACGGCTTCGGCTTTGCCGGGGCACTGCGGGAAATCGGTCTC
Coding sequences within it:
- a CDS encoding HupE/UreJ family protein, translating into MNTVVSALLLTILMGMPALLKAHALEPGFLSLAPAGNDSWQVVWRVPQVGGQPMQIDAVLPETCTPRVAPGPMKFDGRAFVSRWLASCTEGLDGGVVAVRGLDATRTDVLVRYSPEPDAEPVVTRLTPDTISFQIAPGGPEGSVLSSYFVLGVEHILEGFDHLLFVFALLLLIPSFKMLIAALTSFTIAHSLTMAGVTLGMFTLPAPPVEAVIALSIVFLATELARPADDQRLTARYPWLVSFSFGLLHGFGFAGALREIGLPEGDVPMALLSFNLGVEAGQIAFVCGVLLCGYVAGLAIRHREGVVQWFEYTGRRLASYGIGGLASFWLVERVAGFWV